A region of Denticeps clupeoides chromosome 19, fDenClu1.1, whole genome shotgun sequence DNA encodes the following proteins:
- the prrc2c gene encoding protein PRRC2C isoform X1 — protein MSEKSVQSTKAKDGKTKYATLSLFNTYKGKSLETQKTAVAARHGLQSLGKVAVSRRMPPPANLPSLKAENKGNDPNVNIVPKDGSGWASRQDQPGEERQQDTPPPPQPKQVAPQVSESSLGVGRSWANSKQPGPQDGPPRAVSSHFQQEFPSLQSAGEPDKSGEREDESYGPGPSLRPQNVGSWRDGGGKNLNTAPSPSEMDGKEGVVSRDTPSPAGDSEEVARSSAGDGKEKRDRLPAPAPQHKLNGGQQPPGGAGVGVPPQFHPQFRGMMPPYMFHAYPRVPFAPAQSNFRYPAPDGSKGPRSGGRPAQAWQHDPDRPSIISASELKELDNLDTEADEGWAGAQMEVDYTEKLNFSDDEDNQGTKDKGDNWEWMGKMDRARSRNTEGQEGWKGGTEDRGSSKTSWAQSADPSAPSPGNGIQYNKSGPPPDYQSSGRSMGGGGSRVAKPPAADEESEVWRQKRKKQSEMSEAVERARRRREEEERRMEEQRLAACAEKLKRLNEKMRPATPDTKPIATASEPQKEVGGGTKSSETPPPPQAPPMPAQVPDCPEPTVEEEPEFIPQQPSPPTREAPEPQMEKVESTIPEEPPLQPDRQPMRDYFSSEECRAEEQHLPLPRLVPTSSEESTPQPVETEGEGSTAVRPSVTSGYSKQFQKSLPPRFLRQQEQLKQQQWQQQQQQSGGGQVSPSAPGVPPPQHRSMYQPLGPHHQHLASMGFDPRWLMMQSYMDPRMMSGRPPMDMPPMHPAAGRIPPKQLVRREPPDSSPSASDSFDHLTRPIRDHGLPSEPRMVWGSDPYPQPEPLPSVTPPKGREESKEPRLDSGLELERGLSSVYPQEHSPLEPRGKTDFFRGSAEPLSAFSHGPEEVGGLLQADRAPVSSFESEDAAHSCAEEAEVLGQNVLQRRFSHGSSNSPKLEEPRYEGVTLPKMVDLPDVGERLDEKPRRETFSQAPIINSRSTPPSTGDSLHKADKLPLPAPSKQKVEVRWGSRGSGSNRRDGGGAERPVRRSGPIKKPVLRDMKEEREQRKEKEERHERGERGAKKDTKAPSSAAAAVSEGPRPAAEAKRELPSDPEEVVPVGAAKPSEVHVGPPATSIADDKPDKPPTSDKHPEPKLPPRKESNLPPRSYRREDRERDRERDRERDRERDRERDRERDRERDMDRDKDWPVDAGFKGRGRGEYYSRGRSYRGSYSGRGRGSRGRSRGEVPYREPRPRSDLPLSAAASFRCREESETRSESSDFEVLPKRRRRRGSDTDSESEGHESASDTGASDREPSAKPSRPLRRELPDPRSAAKVPTAPGSSTDKAGTREEESRPKPGFLPKGEASRRGRGGLYSRRGTGRERGAPRSAPLRRSGARESSQWPSKPMETFRPEDAETSRFDKPPPERRLPRFDGKKIGDGPQNNRERPRRPRPARPPRQDKPPRFRRLKEREAASFAPDATPTSLLPVAGVSPALSKAPGTPVTVPEGGAGPPPATTVMQPELPAADVVLPEAAPATVAVTGTKSPDLSNQNSSDQANEEWETASESSDFNERREREEKKGALEAATAATAPAPTQNTAAQSRSPAEGGVTPKRDSAAKRSFSSQRPVDRQNRRGNSGNKAVRGYSGSKSERRGGSGAKSGRRSAAPQNAEAAQAGPGQKSGKEPSTRRKEDAKQAVKKPKEKVDALSQFDLNNYASVVIIDDHPEVTTLEDPQSSTNDDGFTEVVSRKQQKRLQDEERRRKEEQTVQSWSKKGSGEKNRRGEGSKLPPRFAKKQQQQQPPPQSHASQPAPPPTQPAPPPPPPPQPPTSTAQPLEGAVPLPPPPVDFTSAKTQTHSTLGTELWENKVAGSTVLSDVKKLGPISPPQPPSVSAWNKPLTSFSGTVAAEGLMTGTDGGVELGMDSIQFGAPSSAGSTDSDGVPAILEKPAENKLPEPKEQRQKQPRAGPIKPQKLPEITPPETKEYKPGPIGKERSLKNRKAKDPRQTDADGLDKGVPGGARDRESSSPGKEGKVPELGGDIEDMITAPSAGYSSSSKESVTDYTTPSSSLADTVPSGGSKIEDSLVANVALPHSLPLPRREALQQSSSLTTVSPATVDLTLKMESARKAWENSPSLVEKSSPVTSSASPITSGASSASFSSFSSASMSQIPVASVTPSTSLSGSGTYTTSSLSTKTTSASDPPNICKVKPQQLQAGSSSFSQLGCVPSLLPQQQTPQVFVSQSAAGSAAQIPAFYMDTSHLFSTPHPRLAPPSLAQQQGFQPGLSQPAAVQQIPIPIYAPLQGQPQHQAALGLSTGAPVSQPQDLFSSSMQPYRSQQAFMQNSLSQPSPMMLSGTALHSYTGDLGKPQSSLAFQQTSSTQHIPILFEPQLNQPSGLGGSQLIDTHLLQARQGMSQHSNLYSGPVQQHSQSNYYSSTQGPSSALQQVTVPLPGSQLSLPNFGSGGGQPLLALPQSLPPTPPQAQPPSLNRQPPANPPYRGLIGQNTHSMMQPPSKMCEMDLKMFAAGIDVKPGTPPVGARSTTPTSSPYRASSTSPSSQSSKVNSLLYQKQFQSGSGGLRMAPHFPGQFNPQILSHPNIVSPLVRPPHANSFPGGVQRTPMGPPMSQSMNTGLMAHSRPQHPPRGTTGPPLAPRGTQAAQKAEQDLKAKQRAEVLQSTHKFFSEQQQLKAPVSKPPRVEAVGKPVDCVTPNHQGGAPERPEPDKPIPLGGAKPIRTGPIKPQSIKPEEGK, from the exons ATGTCCGAGAAGTCAGTGCAGAGCACCAAGGCAAAGGATGGCAAGACCAAGTATGCGACCCTTAGCCTCTTTAACACGTACAAAGGCAAGTCCCTGGAGACCCAGAAGACTGCAG TGGCTGCCAGACATGGACTGCAGAGTCTGGGTAAAGTTGCGGTCAGTCGACGCATGCCCCCTCCGGCCAACCTGCCCAGCCTTAAGGCAGAGAACAAAGGCAATGACCCCAACGTGAACATCGTACCAAAGGATGGCAGTGGCTGGGCTTCGCGGCAGGACCAGCCCGGAGAGGAGCG GCAACAggacacccccccacccccccagccCAAGCAGGTCGCCCCGCAGGTCTCTGAGAGTTCCCTGGGTGTCGGCCGCTCCTGGGCCAACAGTAAGCAGCCAGGGCCGCAGGACGGACCCCCCCGAGCGGTCAGCAGTCACTTCCAGCAGGAGTTCCCCAGCCTGCAGTCTGCTGGGGAGCCCGACAAGTCAGGAGAGCGGGAAGATGAGTCCTACGGTCCCGGGCCCAGCCTCAGGCCTCAAA aTGTTGGCAGCTGGCGAGACGGTGGGGGCAAAAACCTGAACACCGCCCCCAGCCCGTCTGAGATGGACGGTAAAGAGGGCGTGGTCAGTCGCGACACCCCTTCCCCCGCCGGTGATTCCGAGGAGGTTGCCAGGTCAAGTGCCGGTGACGGCAAGGAAAAGAGGGACCGCTTGCCTGCCCCGGCTCCCCAGCATAAACTCAATGGTGGGCAGCAGCCTCCGGGTGGGGCCGGGGTGGGGGTCCCGCCCCAGTTCCACCCCCAGTTCAGGGGCATGATGCCCCCCTAT ATGTTCCATGCGTACCCACGTGTGCCCTTTGCCCCCGCTCAGAGTAACTTCAGGTACCCAGCACCGGACGGATCGAA GGGTCCCCGGTCTGGAGGACGGCCTGCACAGGCCTGGCAGCATGACCCCGACCGACCTTCCATTATCAGCGCCAGCGAGCTGAAGGAACTGGATAATCTGGACACAGAAGCAGATGAGGGCTGGGCAG GAGCTCAGATGGAGGTGGACTATACAGAGAAACTCAATTTCAGTGATGATGAAGATAATCAAGGTACAAAAGACAAAGGAGACAACTG ggaATGGATGGGTAAAATGGATCGTGCACGGTCAAGGAACACAGAAGGTCAGGAAGGGTGGAAGGGTGGAACAGAAGATCGAGGAAGCAGCAAAACCTCCTGGGCTCAAAGTGCAGACCCCAGTGCCCCATCACCAGGAAACGGAATCCAATACAACAAGAGCGGGCCGCCACCAGATTACCAG TCATCAGGCCGATCCATGGGCGGCGGCGGTTCTCGGGTGGCGAAGCCTCCTGCTGCTGATGAAGAGTCTGAGGTGTGGAGGCAGAAACGGAAGAAGCAGTCGGAGATGTCCGAGGCGGTGGAACGTGCTCGCCGCCGccgtgaggaggaggagaggcgcaTGGAGGAGCAGAGACTGGCCGCCTGTGCCGAAAAGCTCAAACGCCTTAATGAGAAGATGCGACCTGCCACCCCAGACACCAAGCCAATAGCAACCGCCTCTGAGCCCCAGAAGGAAGTCGGAGGAGGAACCAAGTCATCAgagactcctcctcctccccaggCCCCGCCCATGCCCGCACAGGTCCCTGATTGTCCTGAACCCACTGTGGAGGAGGAGCCAGAGTTCATCCCCCAGCAGCCCAGCCCTCCGACCAGGGAGGCTCCTGAACCACAAATGGAGAAGGTTGAGAGCACCATCCCAGAGGAGCCTCCACTGCAGCCGGACAGGCAACCAATGAGGGATTACTTCAGTTCAGAGGAGTGCAGAG CTGAGGAGCAGCATCTCCCCCTTCCCCGACTGGTTCCCACTAGCAGCGAAGAGTCTACCCCTCAGCCAGTGGAAACCGAAGGGGAGGGCAGTACTGCAGTTCGCCCATCGGTTACCTCTGGCTACTCCAAACAGTTCCAGAAATCTCTGCCACCTCGCTTCCTCAGACAGCAG GAGCAGTTGAAACAGCAGCAAtggcagcagcaacagcagcagagtGGAGGGGGTCAGGTGTCGCCCTCTGCGCCTGGAGTCCCGCCCCCTCAGCATCGCTCCATGTACCAGCCCCTCGgcccccaccaccagcacctgGCCTCCATGGGCTTTGACCCACGCTGGCTAATGATGCAGTCATACATGGATCCACGCATGATGTCGGGACGCCCACCGATGGACATGCCGCCAATGCACCCTGCCG caGGAAGAATTCCTCCAAAGCAGCTCGTAAGGAGAGAACCTCCTGACAGCAGCCCTTCCGCCTCAGACTCTTTTGATCACCTGACACGACCCATACGGGATCATGGCCTCCCCAGCGAACCTCGGATGGTGTGGGGCTCTGACCCATACCCCCAGCCGGAGCCCTTGCCCTCAGTTACGCCTCCTaaagggagagaggagagtAAAGAGCCCAG ACTGGATTCTGGTCTGGAGCTGGAGAGAGGTCTGTCTTCAGTTTATCCCCAGGAGCACAGCCCCCTCGAGCCCAGAGGCAAGACTGACTTCTTCAGAGGCTCCGCAGAGCCGCTGTCTGCTTTCAGCCACGGACCCGAGGAGGTTGGTGGCCTGCTGCAGGCCGATCGGGCCCCGGTTTCATCCTTCGAGTCTGAAGACGCTGCCCATTCCTGTGCCGAAGAGGCGGAGGTCCTTGGGCAGAATGTGCTGCAGAGGAGGTTCTCCCATGGCTCTAGCAACTCTCCCAAGCTGGAAGAGCCTCGCTATGAAGGGGTCACGTTGCCAAAGATGGTAGATCTCCCTGACGTTGGTGAGCGTTTAGATGAAAAGCCCAGGAGAGAGACGTTCAGTCAGGCCCCGATAATCAACAGTCGCTCCACCCCACCCTCAACAGGCGATAGCCTTCACAAAGCGGACAAACTCCCACTGCCGGCACCAAGCAAGCAGAAGGTAGAAGTTCGCTGGGGATCTCGGGGGTCTGGGTCTAACAGGAGGGATGGTGGCGGGGCTGAGAGGCCTGTGCGCAGGTCTGGGCCCATAAAGAAACCGGTCCTGCGAGACatgaaggaggagagggagcagaggaaagagaaagaggagcGGCACGAGCGTGGAGAACGCGGGGCCAAAAAAGATACCAAAGCGCCCTCGTCTGCTGCGGCTGCAGTTTCCGAAGGGCCGAGACCTGCAGCCGAGGCGAAGAGAGAACTTCCAAGTGACCCAGAGGAAGTGGTCCCTGTTGGAGCTGCTAAACCCAGTGAGGTGCATGTGGGGCCACCAGCCACCAGCATCGCTGATGATAAACCAGACAAACCACCAACCAGTGACAAGCATCCTGAGCCCAAACTCCCGCCCCGCAAGGAGTCCAACCTCCCGCCTCGGTCATACCGCCGGGAGGACCGGGAGAGGGACCGGGAGAGGGACCGGGAGAGGGACCGGGAGAGGGACCGCGAGAGGGACCGCGAGAGGGACCGGGAGAGGGACATGGACCGGGACAAAGACTGGCCTGTGGACGCAGGCTTCAAGGGCCGCGGGCGAGGGGAGTACTATTCTCGTGGGCGGAGCTACCGGGGCAGCTACAGTGGCAGAGGCAGAGGGAGTCGCGGACGCAGTCGGGGGGAGGTCCCCTACCGAGAACCGCGACCTCGCTCGGACCTGCCGCTGAGCGCCGCCGCCAGCTTCCGCTGCCGCGAGGAGAGCGAGACCCGCAGCGAGAGCTCGGACTTCGAGGTCCTCCCGAAGCGCCGGAGGCGGCGCGGCTCAGACACCGACTCCGAGAGCGAGGGCCACGAGTCCGCCAGCGACACCGGAGCCTCGGACCGCGAGCCCAGCGCCAAACCCTCCCGACCGCTGCGCCGGGAACTACCCGATCCCCGTTCTGCAGCCAAAGTGCCAACTGCTCCGGGTTCATCGACTGACAAAGCTGGGACCAGAGAGGAGGAAAGTCGGCCAAAACCCGGCTTCCTGCCCAAAGGCGAGGCCTCGCGGCGTGGCAGAGGCGGCCTGTACAGTAGGCGAGGGACCGGGAGGGAGCGCGGAGCCCCCAGGTCTGCGCCGCTGAGAAGGTCCGGCGCGAGAGAGTCCTCCCAGTGGCCCTCAAAACCCATGGAGACGTTCCGGCCCGAGGACGCGGAGACGTCGCGCTTCGACAAGCCCCCTCCTGAGCGCCGACTGCCCAGGTTTGACGGGAAGAAGATCGGAGACGGACCTCAGAACAACAGAGAGCGACCCCGGAGACCGCGCCCGGCACGACCTCCACGCCAGGACAAGCCGCCTCGCTTCCGCAGGCTGAAGGAGCGCGAGGCTGCCAGCTTCGCTCCAGATGCCACGCCCACGTCCCTACTGCCTGTAGCAGGAGTTTCCCCAGCACTTTCCAAAGCACCTGGAACGCCGGTAACTGTTCCTGAAGGGGGCGCTGGTCCTCCTCCTGCCACTACAGTAATGCAGCCTGAACTTCCTGCTGCTGACGTGGTCCTACCTGAGGCCGCGCCCGCCACCGTGGCCGTGACGGGCACCAAATCGCCCGACCTGTCCAATCAGAACTCATCGGACCAGGCGAACGAGGAGTGGGAGACCGCCTCGGAGAGCAGTGACTTTAATGAGAGGAGGGAGCGGGAAGAAAAGAAGGGGGCGCTGGAGGCTGCCACAGCCGCGACCGCGCCCGCACCCACCCAGAACACAGCGGCTCAGAGCAGGAGCCCGGCTGAGGGCGGAGTCACCCCCAAACGGGATTCGGCCGCTAAGAGAAGCTTTTCCAGCCAGCGGCCTGTCGACCGGCAGAATCGAAGGGGAAACAGCGGCAATAAGGCGGTTCGAGGCTACAGCGGGAGCAAAAGCGAGAGGAGGGGAGGGTCCGGAGCCAAATCTGGCCGCAGGAG TGCTGCTCCACAGAATGCAGAAGCTGCTCAGGCCGGACCGGGACAGAAATCCGGTAAAGAGCCGTCAACACGCCGCAAGGAGGATGCAAAGCAGGCAGTCAAGAAACCGAAGGAGAAGGTTGATGCTTTGTCCCAGTTTGACCTCAACAATTATGCCA GTGTGGTCATTATCGACGATCATCCAGAGGTGACCACACTGGAGGACCCGCAGTCCAGTACCAACGACGATGGCTTTACCGAAGTGGTCTCTCGCAAGCAGCAGAAGCGGCTGCAGGACGAGGAAAGGCGGCGGAAGGAGGAGCAGACCGTGCAGAGCTGGAGCAAGAAGGGCTCAGGCGAGAAGAACCGCAGAGGTGAGGGCTCCAAGCTGCCGCCGCGATTCGctaagaagcagcagcagcagcagccgccgccaCAGAGCCATGCAAGTCAACCGGCACCTCCACCCACCcagccagcaccaccaccaccaccgccgccgcAGCCGCCCACCAGCACTGCCCAGCCTCTGGAGGGCGCAGTGCCACTCCCACCTCCCCCTGTAGACTTTACATCTgccaagacacagacacacagcactCTGGGTACAGAACTGTGGGAGAACAAGGTGGCAGGTTCCACCGTCCTCTCTGATGTGAAGAAGC TTGGACCTATCAGCCCTCCTCAGCCCCCATCAGTTAGTGCCTGGAATAAACCCCTGACGTCCTTCAGTGGGACAGTGGCTGCCGAG GGGTTGATGACGGGAACCGATGGTGGTGTGGAACTCGGAATGGACAGCATCCAGTTCGGTGCCCCCTCCTCAGCAGGCAGCACAGATAGTGACGGCGTCCCCGCCATTCTGGAGAAACCTGCTGAGAACAAACTGCCTGAGCCCAAAGAGCAGAGACAGAAACAGCCTCGTGCCGGACCAATCAAACCACAGAAG CTTCCAGAAATCACTCCCCCTGAAACGAAGGAGTACAAGCCGGGTCCCATCGGTAAGGAGCGTTCCCTGAAGAACCGCAAGGCCAAGGATCCCCGGCAGACAGACGCGGATGGCCTGGATAAAGGCGTCCCAGGAGGCGCCCGAGACCGGGAATCCAGCTCCCCGGGAAAAGAGGGGAAAGTTCCAGAGCTGGGAGGTGACATAGAGGACATGATCACGGCGCCCTCCGCAGGATACTCCAGCAGCTCCAAG GAGTCTGTGACTGACTACACCACCCCGTCCTCCTCGCTGGCTGACACGGTTCCATCTGGAGGAAGTAAGATAGAGGACAGTCTGGTGGCTAAT GTGGCCTTGCCCCACTCCCTGCCACTCCCCCGCAGAGAAgccctgcagcagagctccagcCTCACCACCGTCTCCCCGGCTACTGTAGACCTCACACTGAAG ATGGAGTCTGCGCGGAAGGCATGGGAGAACTCGCCCAGCCTGGTGGAGAAAAGCTCCCCGGTCACCTCCTCCGCCTCCCCCATCACCAGCGGAGCGTCGAGCGCCTCCTTCAGCTCCTTCTCCAGTGCCTCCATGTCCCAGATTCCCGTGGCATCGGTCACACCCAGTACCTCCCTCTCGG GCTCTGGCACCTACACCACCTCGTCTCTCAGCACCAAGACCACGTCCGCCTCCGACCCCCCCAACATCTGCAAGGTGAAgccccagcagctgcaggcggGAAGCAGCAGCTTCTCTCAGCTGGGCTGCGTTCCTTCTCTGTTACCGCAGCAGCAGACGCCGCAGGTGTTCGTCTCTCAGTCTGCAGCCG GTTCTGCAGCTCAGATCCCAGCCTTCTACATGGACACCAGCCACCTATTCAGTACGCCACACCCAcgcctggccccgccctcccTGGCGCAGCAGCAGGGCTTTCAGCCTGGTCTCTCTCAG CCGGCAGCGGTGCAGCAGATCCCCATCCCCATCTACGCCCCCCTCCAGGGCCAACCTCAACACCAGGCGGCGCTGGGCCTGAGCACCGGAGCCCCCGTGTCCCAACCGCAGGACCTCTTCAGCTCGTCCATGCAGCCCTACAG GTCCCAGCAGGCCTTCATGCAGAACAGCCTGTCTCAGCCGTCACCCATGATGCTGTCGGGCACAGCACTGCACAGCTACACCGGAGATCTGGGCAAGCCGCAGTCCAGCCTGGCGTTCCAGCAGACGTCCAGCACCCAGCACATCCCCATCCTGTTCGAACCGCAGCTCAACCAGCCCTCCGGCCTGGGCGGATCGCAGCTGATCGACACGCACCTGTTACAG GCCCGACAGGGGATGAGCCAGCACTCGAACCTGTACTCCGGGCCagtacagcagcacagccagaGTAATTACTACAGTTCTACCCAGGGTCCCAGCTCCGCCCTGCAGCAG GTTACCGTGCCCCTCCCCGGTTCTCAGCTGTCCCTGCCCAACTTCGGCTCGGGGGGAGGACAGCCGCTGCTGGCGCTGCCACAGTCTCTGCCCCCCACGCCGCCGCAGGCGCAGCCCCCCAGCCTGAACCGCCAGCCCCCTGCCAACCCGCCGTACCGAGGCCTGATcgggcagaacacacacagcatgatgcAGCCACCCAGCAAG atgTGTGAAATGGACCTGAAAATGTTTGCCGCGGGAATTGATGTGAAGCCTGGAACTCCACCAGTCGGGGCAAGAAGCACGACCCCCACCTCCAGCCCATACag GGCGAGTTCCACCAGCCCCTCCAGCCAGTCCAGTAAGGTGAACAGCCTGCTGTACCAGAAACAGTTCCAGTCGGGATCAGGCGGCCTGCGCATGGCGCCGCACTTCCCAGGACAGTTCAACCCGCAG ATTCTCTCACATCCGAATATTGTTTCACCGCTTGTACGTCCTCCACACGCCAACTCCTTTCCTGGAGGGGTACAGAGGACACCCATGGGTCCCCCCATGTCTCAATCCATGAATACAGGACTCATGGCTCATAGCAGACCTCAGCACCCACCACGCGGGACAACTGGACCGCCCCTCGCCCCCCGGGGCACACAAGCTGCTCAGAAAGCAGAGCAGGACCtcaag gCAAAGCAGCGGGCAGAAGTCCTGCAGTCCACCCACAAGTTCTTctctgagcagcagcagctgaaggCTCCAGTCAGTAAACCCCCCAGGGTGGAGGCGGTGGGGAAGCCTGTTGACTGCGTAACCCCCAACCACCAAGGCGGAGCCCCAGAGCGCCCCGAACCCGACAAGCCCATACCCCTGGGCGGGGCCAAACCCATACGGACCGGCCCAATCAAGCCTCAGTCCATCAAGCCAGAAGAAGGCAAGTAG